From the Rhinatrema bivittatum chromosome 3, aRhiBiv1.1, whole genome shotgun sequence genome, one window contains:
- the LOC115088732 gene encoding trace amine-associated receptor 5-like yields the protein MNAIQGYNTEELSPRPLCYEKVNGSCPKAMHVFGVQLAIYLFCAMGMLLVVLGNLLVVVSVSHFKILHTPTNFLLLSLALADLLLGLTVLPFSTVRSVESCWFFGDSFCRLHTFLDTVFCLVSILHLCFISIDRHYAICNPLLYPAKFTVKVACIYIVVGWSVPIAYTSVFLYTNVVEEGLGHLLKDLPCIGSCQLLFNKLWGWLNFPVFFLPCFLMISLYVKIFLVANRQAKQINSLHKMMSSSTNMRASQRERKAAKTLGIAVGIYLLCWLPFTIDSMVDSLIDFSTPPLLFDVFIWFAYFNSACNPLIYVFSYSWFRKALKIVVTRQIFQSGSSTVNLFQE from the coding sequence ATGAATGCTATCCAGGGCTACAATACTGAAGAGCTGTCCCCAAGACCCCTATGCTATGAGAAAGTGAATGGCTCCTGTCCCAAAGCCATGCATGTGTTTGGAGTCCAGCTGGCCATCTACCTGTTCTGTGCAATGGGCATGCTACTTGTTGTACTGGGCAACCTGTTGGTGGTGGTTTCTGTATCCCACTTTAAAATTCTCCACACCCCTACCAATTTCTTGCTTCTCTCATTGGCCCTTGCCGATCTCCTCCTTGGGTTAACAGTGTTGCCTTTTAGCACTGTCCGATCAGTGGAAAGCTGCTGGTTTTTTGGAGATAGTTTCTGCAGGCTACACACCTTTCTTGACACGGTTTTCTGCCTGGTATCTATCTTGCATCTGTGTTTCATTTCAATTGACCGTCATTATGCAATCTGCAATCCATTGctctatccagctaagtttactGTCAAGGTAGCCTGTATTTACATAGTAGTTGGGTGGAGTGTTCCTATAGCCTACACATCAGTCTTCCTATACACTAATGTGGTAGAAGAAGGGTTAGGCCATTTATTAAAGGATTTGCCCTGCATTGGTAGCTGCCAACTTCTGTTCAATAAACTCTGGGGGTGGCTAAACTTTCCTGTATTCTTTCTTCCCTGCTTCTTAATGATAAGCTTATATGTAAAAATCTTCCTGGTGGCCAACAGACAAGCTAAACAGATCAACAGTTTGCACAAAATGATGAGCTCCTCAACAAACATGAGGGCATCTCAGAGAGAACGAAAGGCAGCCAAAACTCTTGGGATAGCCGTGGGTATCTACCTCTTGTGCTGGTTGCCCTTTACTATAGACAGTATGGTAGACAGCCTCATTGATTTTAGTACCCCACCGCTCTTGTTTGATGTCTTTATTTGGTTTGCTTACTTCAACTCTGCCTGCAATCCACTGATTTATGTGTTTTCCTATAGCTGGTTTAGAAAAGCCTTGAAAATTGTTGTGACTCGTCAGATATTTCAGTCTGGATCTTCTACAGTGAATCTCTTTCAAGAATAA